One window from the genome of Bacillus rossius redtenbacheri isolate Brsri chromosome 17, Brsri_v3, whole genome shotgun sequence encodes:
- the LOC134540994 gene encoding brain tumor protein-like, with protein sequence MESPALSLDSLPRANSFGSVVDHAELDSTSPLSLNSSSPSSSHGHDALKCTVCGETRANVKLLSCFHTVCVSCLDKRGGSQFSCPACKEETACKKAAEFPWCTGCKSRSTGAVARCFDCDNFLCAKCMMAHQYMHCFEGHRVHSLGDAQPQNGKDDTKPGGEKVVVCSRHKGEQVKYFCRSCNVPICKECTADHPSGMHDYDRLSDVGPKQLEVMMQTLQETRSKATDIRNSLKNLEHTSSRLQVQYHKAQNEINETFQFYRSMIEERKQELLKELESVFSAKQISLNVVGQKAQETMEKIYGTCDFFERIIKHTSMVETLMCKRLFDTKLQAFMNYNPESSLQAGCDLEFVSNYQAIQVGVRNTFGYVRSSSSELQVGPSKQPPIARPVNSSVHLNGSSIGLNGTALHGSVNGTGLNGGCVNGGGLNGVLERPYSNGLLSSSSTSSSPFESNIISKRFSSANSLGPFSTAVSDLSLNGMNPYEKWSNGGGESIFQNGSGDHYSFSSSTTADSMLDLTSKLMSTAIFPPKSQIKRQKMIYHCKFGEFGVMEGQFTEPSGVAVNAQNDIIVADTNNHRIQIFDKEGRFKFQFGECGKRDGQLLYPNRVAVVRTSGDIIVTERSPTHQIQIYNQYGQFVRKFGANILQHPRGVTVDSKGRIVVVECKVMRVIIFDQSGNVLQKFGCSKHLEFPNGVVVNDKQEIFISDNRAHCVKVFNYEGTYLRQIGGEGITNYPIGVGINSAGEILIADNHNNFNLTIFTQDGQLVSALESKVKHAQCFDVALMDDGSVVLASKDYRLYIYRYVQVPPIGL encoded by the coding sequence ATGGAATCTCCTGCGTTGTCGCTGGACTCATTGCCAAGAGCTAACTCATTTGGATCAGTGGTGGACCACGCGGAGCTGGACTCTACCTCCCCTCTGTCTCTGAACAGCTCCTCCCCTTCCAGCAGCCACGGACACGACGCGCTCAAGTGCACGGTGTGCGGCGAGACCCGTGCCAACGTGAAGTTGCTGTCTTGCTTCCACACGGTCTGTGTGTCGTGTCTGGACAAGCGCGGGGGCAGTCAGTTCTCTTGTCCCGCCTGCAAGGAAGAGACCGCCTGCAAGAAGGCAGCGGAGTTCCCCTGGTGCACCGGATGCAAGAGTCGCAGCACCGGCGCGGTCGCCCGCTGTTTTGACTGCGACAACTTCCTGTGTGCCAAGTGCATGATGGCGCACCAGTACATGCACTGCTTCGAGGGCCATCGAGTGCACTCTCTGGGAGACGCACAGCCGCAGAACGGCAAGGACGACACGAAGCCCGGCGGCGAGAAGGTGGTGGTGTGTTCGCGACACAAGGGGGAGCAGGTCAAGTACTTCTGTCGCTCTTGCAACGTCCCCATCTGCAAGGAGTGCACGGCCGATCACCCGAGCGGCATGCACGACTACGATCGCTTGAGCGACGTGGGACCCAAGCAGCTGGAAGTGATGATGCAGACGCTGCAGGAAACCCGCAGCAAGGCGACCGACATCCGCAACTCTCTGAAGAACTTGGAGCACACGTCCAGTCGACTGCAGGTACAGTACCACAAGGCTCAGAACGAGATCAACGAAACGTTCCAGTTCTACAGGTCCATGATTGAGGAGCGCAAGCAGGAGCTGCTGAAAGAGTTGGAGAGCGTGTTCTCGGCCAAACAGATCTCTCTGAACGTGGTGGGGCAGAAGGCCCAGGAGACCATGGAGAAGATTTACGGAACTTGCGATTTTTTTGAACGAATCATAAAACATACCAGTATGGTCGAAACTTTGATGTGCAAAAGACTTTTTGACACAAAACTACAAGCATTCATGAACTATAATCCTGAATCAAGTTTGCAGGCTGGTTGTGACCTGGAGTTTGTGTCCAACTACCAGGCAATACAGGTGGGTGTGCGCAACACGTTTGGTTATGTTCGCTCGTCCAGCTCGGAGCTCCAAGTGGGGCCGAGCAAGCAGCCGCCTATCGCTCGCCCGGTCAACAGTTCGGTTCATCTGAATGGAAGTTCCATCGGTCTGAACGGTACTGCATTGCACGGTTCTGTGAATGGAACTGGTTTGAATGGGGGGTGTGTTAACGGCGGTGGTTTGAACGGTGTCTTGGAAAGACCTTACTCCAATGGGTTGCTCTCATCATCAAGCACCTCCTCATCTCCATTTGAATCAAACATAATATCCAAGAGATTCAGTAGTGCCAACAGTTTAGGACCATTTTCTACCGCAGTTAGCGATTTAAGCCTGAATGGCATGAACCCATACGAGAAGTGGTCAAATGGTGGTGGTGAGAGCATTTTCCAGAATGGAAGTGGAGATCACTACAGTTTCTCATCCAGCACCACTGCAGACTCCATGCTGGACCTGACTTCCAAATTGATGTCCACTGCCATTTTCCCACCCAAGTCGCAGATCAAGCGGCAGAAGATGATATACCACTGCAAGTTTGGAGAGTTTGGCGTGATGGAGGGGCAGTTCACAGAGCCCAGCGGCGTTGCCGTCAATGCCCAGAATGACATCATAGTGGCAGACACCAATAACCACCGCATTCAAATATTTGACAAAGAGGGTCGCTTCAAGTTTCAGTTTGGAGAATGTGGCAAGCGTGATGGACAACTGCTGTACCCCAATCGAGTGGCAGTTGTTCGCACTTCTGGTGACATCATCGTGACAGAGAGATCACCCACGCATCAGATTCAAATATACAATCAGTATGGGCAGTTTGTCCGAAAGTTTGGAGCCAATATTCTTCAGCATCCACGAGGTGTAACTGTCGACAGCAAAGGGCGGATTGTTGTGGTTGAATGCAAAGTTATGCGTGTAATTATCTTCGATCAATCTGGAAATGTGTTGCAAAAGTTTGGGTGTTCCAAGCATCTCGAATTCCCAAATGGAGTTGTTGTTAATGACAAACAAGAAATTTTTATCAGTGACAATAGGGCTCATTGCGTCAAAGTTTTCAACTATGAAGGTACCTACTTGCGTCAGATAGGAGGTGAAGGCATAACCAACTATCCCATAGGTGTGGGCATAAACTCCGCTGGCGAAATTCTTATCGCAGATAATCACAATAATTTCAATTTGACTATTTTCACCCAAGACGGTCAGCTTGTGTCAGCATTGGAATCCAAGGTTAAGCACGCTCAATGTTTTGACGTAGCATTGATGGATGATGGCTCCGTTGTTCTGGCAAGCAAGGACTACCGTCTGTACATCTATCGCTACGTCCAGGTACCCCCAATCGGGCTGTAG